In Drosophila yakuba strain Tai18E2 chromosome 2R, Prin_Dyak_Tai18E2_2.1, whole genome shotgun sequence, a single genomic region encodes these proteins:
- the LOC6529223 gene encoding uncharacterized protein LOC6529223 isoform X3, translating into MTLLGPSAPGMAFMMKKKKYKFNVEVQLQDLVEVALVNEVLFAKIRLLDGGSFQEYSSREEVRNHRVEWNRSFEFPCKMSANASTGVLDPCHLRISIRKEMKGGRSYYKLGFIDLNLAEFAGAGLTSRRFLLEGYDSRHRLDNSMLRVSIKMHMLSGDILFKAPTPNLKSKQSKPSMDDFANAATGVGLQAPTATALSSIGSGSGVASAPLGGSGATLGGIPGNQSLPGTRPVSTTKEEDIDSQALIAAIVTDSGLSESSESGVTLTTDNLQQHASVVVANPISPVTQPLPVLGIIGSNNYGTTGGCIGFSGAGNATLIEMGHSRNSSNTSQMSKGSGYSSFSHSQHSRQSSEGDSGHASRFRKSVSLLNRLNQRAINAMKLNIPRSRPHGQKGDEHQPCNRLPVVTAKSHRVHTHLSLSTTVEYTSDEQLYQTPNATMTNSQKLAFEDFRTPMAEHAAPFFQPMGACCSGTPSSTYRSAGTPSTATQYYDSGEASDSDECLNDDSGDNDSGLEENFHTPRVAKIKSMENLSILEMEFHKASMELDRNSPRRLKQLAENAQIPKMKSLNNLCFDHYAEQSVREEFQRMHEQSLEERMRFQQHHQLRKNSNTSNGSATKIYVKHLSHQNHHHIKVGNAKFIGQDGNDSPQSMHYPIQKMRSMGTIQDIVSDRIRPDPFLTPTTERKPNFSRLVQSAEKPVLGSSYVNRLLTYDVVDSPSEPFNSSVSFVSRTPFQRAYRRNIQQGSSSTPLATQDSFTVRPHSTNAAYELMRNFSGVPRRLFDGNSTPAGQISNIGTVSSNRQHQSSATGVNSFVGSNSSPCGTLASIHSSHSASSSNGSNSSSSGAVITFQCNPDSGQDTVDSANHQPQMTEGSSNGHGSSPRLGNVMSGDAISSMAGSPTDACSIRSNPSAASLLLSTSAAAAEASALASATMSVSGATLSPLATTQIIRRPSITMMNPSSGSLVISETGSLDRTKSSGEKRKKGALDDGPRVSDRVEETRVNPDSLIDEILKDTKLDQLEESAETSGLQLYIARDGTASLGGHEVKSSVRAGALKQVVMQDRR; encoded by the exons ATGACACTTCTTGGGCCTAGCGCCCCTGGCATGGCCTTTATGATGAAAAAGAAGAAGTACAAGTTTAACGTTGAAGTGCAGCTGCAGGATTTGGTAGAGGTGGCCCTTGTCAATGAGGTGCTGTTCGCAAAGATAAGGTTGCTCGATGGAGGTTCCTTTCAGGAGTACAGTAGTCG CGAGGAAGTGCGTAACCATCGAGTAGAATGGAACCGCAGCTTTGAGTTCCCTTGCAAGATGAGTGCGAATGCCTCAACCGGCGTTTTAGATCCCTGTCACCTGCGTATATCAATACGCAAGGAAATGAAGGGCGGCCGAAGCTACTATAAGCTTGGATTTATCGACCTCAATCTGGCCGAATTTGCCGGCGCCGGCCTCACCTCCCGTCGGTTTCTTTTGGAGGGCTATGACTCAAGACATCGCCTAGACAACTCGATGTTGCGAGTGAGCATCAAGATGCATATGCTTAGCGGTGATATTCTGTTCAAAGC TCCCACGCCAAATCTAAAAAGCAAGCAGAGCAAGCCTTCAATGGATGATTTTGCCAATGCCGCCACTGGAGTAGGCCTGCAAGCACCGACAGCTACCGCTCTGTCCAGTATAGGTAGTGGAAGCGGTGTGGCATCTGCTCCATTGGGTGGTAGTGGAGCCACTTTGGGCGGCATCCCCGGCAATCAGTCGCTACCCGGAACGCGACCCGTTTCCACCACAAAGGAGGAGG ATATCGATAGCCAGGCTTTGATAGCAGCTATTGTGACTGACTCCGGCTTATCGGAGTCCTCGGAATCGGGGGTAACGTTGACCACGGATAATCTCCAGCAGCATGCCTCAGTTGTGGTAGCTAATCCTATTAGTCCTGTTACCCAGCCACTCCCGGTACTGGGAATCATTGGCAGTAACAACTACGGAACAACAGGAGGGTGTATTGGATTTTCCGGTGCCGGCAACGCTACCCTCATAGAAATGGGTCATTCAAGAAATTCCAGTAATACTAGTCAA ATGTCAAAAGGATCGGGTTATAGTAGTTTTTCGCACAGTCAACACTCAAGGCAAAGTTCTGAAGGTGATTCGGGACATGCTAG TCGCTTTAGAAAATCCGTTTCTCTACTTAATAGACTCAATCAGAGAGCAATTAATGCCATGAAATTGAATATACCACGCAGCCGACCGCACGGCCAGAAGGGAGATGAGCATCAACCATGTAACAGATTGCCAGTGGTAACAGCCAAAAGCCATCGTGTTCATACTCATCTCAGTCTCAGCACCACTGTTGAATACACTAGCGATGAACAGCTTTACCAGACTCCAAACGCCACCATGACCAACTCTCAAAAGTTGGCCTTTGAGGACTTCCGCACTCCGATGGCAGAACATGCAGCTCCGTTCTTTCAACCGATGGGAGCTTGCTGTAGTGGTACTCCCAGCTCTACATATCGTAGTGCAGGAACTCCGTCCACCGCTACGCAATATTATGACAGTGGAGAGGCGAGCGATTCAGACGAGTGTCTTAACGACGACTCAGGCGACAACGATTCTGGCCTGGAGGAAAATTttcatacgccccgtgtgGCCAAGATTAAGTCGATGGAGAATCTCTCCATTCTGGAGATGGAGTTTCACAAGGCTTCTATGGAACTGGACCGCAATTCACCTCGCCGTCTTAAGCAACTGGCTGAAAATGCGCAGATCCCCAAGATGAAGTCGCTAAACAACCTCTGTTTTGACCACTACGCTGAGCAGTCGGTTCGCGAAGAGTTTCAGCGCATGCACGAACAATCGCTTGAGGAGCGAATGCGCTTCCAACAGCACCATCAATTACGAAAGAACTCCAACACATCGAACGGGTCAGCGACAAAGATATACGTAAAGCATTTAAGCCACCAGAATCATCATCACATTAAAGTCGGTAACGCCAAGTTCATCGGGCAGGACGGCAACGATAGTCCGCAATCGATGCATTATCCCATTCAGAAGATGCGATCAATGGGTACAATACAGGACATTGTGAGCGACCGCATTAGGCCTGATCCGTTTCTCACTCCAACTACCGAGCGAAAGCCTAATTTCTCACGTCTCGTCCAGTCTGCAGAGAAGCCGGTGCTGGGCAGCAGCTACGTCAACCGTCTACTTACCTACGATGTCGTGGACTCGCCGTCAGAGCCGTTTAACAGCTCAGTGTCCTTTGTGTCGCGTACCCCCTTTCAGAGAGCATATCGGCGCAACATACAGCAAGGCAGCTCTTCGACGCCTCTGGCTACTCAGGATTCGTTCACCGTGCGGCCACATTCCACAAATGCTGCCTATGAACTAATGAG AAACTTCAGTGGAGTTCCTCGTCGGCTCTTTGATGGCAATAGCACACCCGCGGGCCAGATCAGCAACATAGGTACTGTCAGCAGCAACAGACAGCATCAGTCCAGTGCTACAGGAGTTAACAGTTTCGTTGGATCCAATTCATCGCCTTGTGGAACTTTGGCCAGTATACACTCAAGCCATTCTGCCTCCTCATCAaatggcagcaacagcagcagcagcggagcAGTCATTACCTTCCAATGTAACCCAGACAGTGGACAGGACACAGTGGACTCAGCAAACCATCAACCACAGATGACAGAGGGATCGTCTAACGGTCATGGTAGCAGCCCCCGGTTAGGCAACGTCATGTCAGGCGATGCCATTAGCTCGATGGCCGGCAGTCCCACAGACGCTTGTAGCATCCGTTCTAATCCGTCGGCCGCCTCACTTCTTCTTTCCACCtcggcagctgcagcagagGCTTCTGCATTGGCCTCGGCAACTATGTCCGTTTCAGGAGCAACACTTTCACCTCTAGCCACCACCCAAATCATTCGCCGCCCCAGCATCACAATGAT GAATCCCAGCTCGGGTTCGTTAGTTATTAGTGAGACGGGATCTCTAGATCGGACGAAAAGCAGCGGTGAGAAGCGCAAAAAAGGTGCGCTCGATGACGGGCCGCGTGTTTCCGACAGAGTGGAGGAGACACGGGTCAATCCGGACTCGTTAATTGATGAGATTTTAAAGGATACTAAACTCGATCAGCTGGAGGAGTCCGCAGAAA CATCAGGTCTTCAACTGTACATCGCTCGTGATGGAACCGCCTCCCTGGGTGGACACGAGGTTAAATCAAGCGTACGAGCGGGCGCCCTAAAGCAGGTGGTTATGCAGGATAGAAGATAG
- the LOC6529223 gene encoding uncharacterized protein LOC6529223 isoform X2 yields MTLLGPSAPGMAFMMKKKKYKFNVEVQLQDLVEVALVNEVLFAKIRLLDGGSFQEYSSREEVRNHRVEWNRSFEFPCKMSANASTGVLDPCHLRISIRKEMKGGRSYYKLGFIDLNLAEFAGAGLTSRRFLLEGYDSRHRLDNSMLRVSIKMHMLSGDILFKAPTPNLKSKQSKPSMDDFANAATGVGLQAPTATALSSIGSGSGVASAPLGGSGATLGGIPGNQSLPGTRPVSTTKEEVILTDIDSQALIAAIVTDSGLSESSESGVTLTTDNLQQHASVVVANPISPVTQPLPVLGIIGSNNYGTTGGCIGFSGAGNATLIEMGHSRNSSNTSQMSKGSGYSSFSHSQHSRQSSEGDSGHARKSVSLLNRLNQRAINAMKLNIPRSRPHGQKGDEHQPCNRLPVVTAKSHRVHTHLSLSTTVEYTSDEQLYQTPNATMTNSQKLAFEDFRTPMAEHAAPFFQPMGACCSGTPSSTYRSAGTPSTATQYYDSGEASDSDECLNDDSGDNDSGLEENFHTPRVAKIKSMENLSILEMEFHKASMELDRNSPRRLKQLAENAQIPKMKSLNNLCFDHYAEQSVREEFQRMHEQSLEERMRFQQHHQLRKNSNTSNGSATKIYVKHLSHQNHHHIKVGNAKFIGQDGNDSPQSMHYPIQKMRSMGTIQDIVSDRIRPDPFLTPTTERKPNFSRLVQSAEKPVLGSSYVNRLLTYDVVDSPSEPFNSSVSFVSRTPFQRAYRRNIQQGSSSTPLATQDSFTVRPHSTNAAYELMRNFSGVPRRLFDGNSTPAGQISNIGTVSSNRQHQSSATGVNSFVGSNSSPCGTLASIHSSHSASSSNGSNSSSSGAVITFQCNPDSGQDTVDSANHQPQMTEGSSNGHGSSPRLGNVMSGDAISSMAGSPTDACSIRSNPSAASLLLSTSAAAAEASALASATMSVSGATLSPLATTQIIRRPSITMMNPSSGSLVISETGSLDRTKSSGEKRKKGALDDGPRVSDRVEETRVNPDSLIDEILKDTKLDQLEESAETSGLQLYIARDGTASLGGHEVKSSVRAGALKQVVMQDRR; encoded by the exons ATGACACTTCTTGGGCCTAGCGCCCCTGGCATGGCCTTTATGATGAAAAAGAAGAAGTACAAGTTTAACGTTGAAGTGCAGCTGCAGGATTTGGTAGAGGTGGCCCTTGTCAATGAGGTGCTGTTCGCAAAGATAAGGTTGCTCGATGGAGGTTCCTTTCAGGAGTACAGTAGTCG CGAGGAAGTGCGTAACCATCGAGTAGAATGGAACCGCAGCTTTGAGTTCCCTTGCAAGATGAGTGCGAATGCCTCAACCGGCGTTTTAGATCCCTGTCACCTGCGTATATCAATACGCAAGGAAATGAAGGGCGGCCGAAGCTACTATAAGCTTGGATTTATCGACCTCAATCTGGCCGAATTTGCCGGCGCCGGCCTCACCTCCCGTCGGTTTCTTTTGGAGGGCTATGACTCAAGACATCGCCTAGACAACTCGATGTTGCGAGTGAGCATCAAGATGCATATGCTTAGCGGTGATATTCTGTTCAAAGC TCCCACGCCAAATCTAAAAAGCAAGCAGAGCAAGCCTTCAATGGATGATTTTGCCAATGCCGCCACTGGAGTAGGCCTGCAAGCACCGACAGCTACCGCTCTGTCCAGTATAGGTAGTGGAAGCGGTGTGGCATCTGCTCCATTGGGTGGTAGTGGAGCCACTTTGGGCGGCATCCCCGGCAATCAGTCGCTACCCGGAACGCGACCCGTTTCCACCACAAAGGAGGAGG TAATACTTACAGATATCGATAGCCAGGCTTTGATAGCAGCTATTGTGACTGACTCCGGCTTATCGGAGTCCTCGGAATCGGGGGTAACGTTGACCACGGATAATCTCCAGCAGCATGCCTCAGTTGTGGTAGCTAATCCTATTAGTCCTGTTACCCAGCCACTCCCGGTACTGGGAATCATTGGCAGTAACAACTACGGAACAACAGGAGGGTGTATTGGATTTTCCGGTGCCGGCAACGCTACCCTCATAGAAATGGGTCATTCAAGAAATTCCAGTAATACTAGTCAA ATGTCAAAAGGATCGGGTTATAGTAGTTTTTCGCACAGTCAACACTCAAGGCAAAGTTCTGAAGGTGATTCGGGACATGCTAG AAAATCCGTTTCTCTACTTAATAGACTCAATCAGAGAGCAATTAATGCCATGAAATTGAATATACCACGCAGCCGACCGCACGGCCAGAAGGGAGATGAGCATCAACCATGTAACAGATTGCCAGTGGTAACAGCCAAAAGCCATCGTGTTCATACTCATCTCAGTCTCAGCACCACTGTTGAATACACTAGCGATGAACAGCTTTACCAGACTCCAAACGCCACCATGACCAACTCTCAAAAGTTGGCCTTTGAGGACTTCCGCACTCCGATGGCAGAACATGCAGCTCCGTTCTTTCAACCGATGGGAGCTTGCTGTAGTGGTACTCCCAGCTCTACATATCGTAGTGCAGGAACTCCGTCCACCGCTACGCAATATTATGACAGTGGAGAGGCGAGCGATTCAGACGAGTGTCTTAACGACGACTCAGGCGACAACGATTCTGGCCTGGAGGAAAATTttcatacgccccgtgtgGCCAAGATTAAGTCGATGGAGAATCTCTCCATTCTGGAGATGGAGTTTCACAAGGCTTCTATGGAACTGGACCGCAATTCACCTCGCCGTCTTAAGCAACTGGCTGAAAATGCGCAGATCCCCAAGATGAAGTCGCTAAACAACCTCTGTTTTGACCACTACGCTGAGCAGTCGGTTCGCGAAGAGTTTCAGCGCATGCACGAACAATCGCTTGAGGAGCGAATGCGCTTCCAACAGCACCATCAATTACGAAAGAACTCCAACACATCGAACGGGTCAGCGACAAAGATATACGTAAAGCATTTAAGCCACCAGAATCATCATCACATTAAAGTCGGTAACGCCAAGTTCATCGGGCAGGACGGCAACGATAGTCCGCAATCGATGCATTATCCCATTCAGAAGATGCGATCAATGGGTACAATACAGGACATTGTGAGCGACCGCATTAGGCCTGATCCGTTTCTCACTCCAACTACCGAGCGAAAGCCTAATTTCTCACGTCTCGTCCAGTCTGCAGAGAAGCCGGTGCTGGGCAGCAGCTACGTCAACCGTCTACTTACCTACGATGTCGTGGACTCGCCGTCAGAGCCGTTTAACAGCTCAGTGTCCTTTGTGTCGCGTACCCCCTTTCAGAGAGCATATCGGCGCAACATACAGCAAGGCAGCTCTTCGACGCCTCTGGCTACTCAGGATTCGTTCACCGTGCGGCCACATTCCACAAATGCTGCCTATGAACTAATGAG AAACTTCAGTGGAGTTCCTCGTCGGCTCTTTGATGGCAATAGCACACCCGCGGGCCAGATCAGCAACATAGGTACTGTCAGCAGCAACAGACAGCATCAGTCCAGTGCTACAGGAGTTAACAGTTTCGTTGGATCCAATTCATCGCCTTGTGGAACTTTGGCCAGTATACACTCAAGCCATTCTGCCTCCTCATCAaatggcagcaacagcagcagcagcggagcAGTCATTACCTTCCAATGTAACCCAGACAGTGGACAGGACACAGTGGACTCAGCAAACCATCAACCACAGATGACAGAGGGATCGTCTAACGGTCATGGTAGCAGCCCCCGGTTAGGCAACGTCATGTCAGGCGATGCCATTAGCTCGATGGCCGGCAGTCCCACAGACGCTTGTAGCATCCGTTCTAATCCGTCGGCCGCCTCACTTCTTCTTTCCACCtcggcagctgcagcagagGCTTCTGCATTGGCCTCGGCAACTATGTCCGTTTCAGGAGCAACACTTTCACCTCTAGCCACCACCCAAATCATTCGCCGCCCCAGCATCACAATGAT GAATCCCAGCTCGGGTTCGTTAGTTATTAGTGAGACGGGATCTCTAGATCGGACGAAAAGCAGCGGTGAGAAGCGCAAAAAAGGTGCGCTCGATGACGGGCCGCGTGTTTCCGACAGAGTGGAGGAGACACGGGTCAATCCGGACTCGTTAATTGATGAGATTTTAAAGGATACTAAACTCGATCAGCTGGAGGAGTCCGCAGAAA CATCAGGTCTTCAACTGTACATCGCTCGTGATGGAACCGCCTCCCTGGGTGGACACGAGGTTAAATCAAGCGTACGAGCGGGCGCCCTAAAGCAGGTGGTTATGCAGGATAGAAGATAG
- the LOC6529223 gene encoding uncharacterized protein LOC6529223 isoform X7: MTLLGPSAPGMAFMMKKKKYKFNVEVQLQDLVEVALVNEVLFAKIRLLDGGSFQEYSSREEVRNHRVEWNRSFEFPCKMSANASTGVLDPCHLRISIRKEMKGGRSYYKLGFIDLNLAEFAGAGLTSRRFLLEGYDSRHRLDNSMLRVSIKMHMLSGDILFKAPTPNLKSKQSKPSMDDFANAATGVGLQAPTATALSSIGSGSGVASAPLGGSGATLGGIPGNQSLPGTRPVSTTKEEDIDSQALIAAIVTDSGLSESSESGVTLTTDNLQQHASVVVANPISPVTQPLPVLGIIGSNNYGTTGGCIGFSGAGNATLIEMGHSRNSSNTSQMSKGSGYSSFSHSQHSRQSSEGDSGHARLNQRAINAMKLNIPRSRPHGQKGDEHQPCNRLPVVTAKSHRVHTHLSLSTTVEYTSDEQLYQTPNATMTNSQKLAFEDFRTPMAEHAAPFFQPMGACCSGTPSSTYRSAGTPSTATQYYDSGEASDSDECLNDDSGDNDSGLEENFHTPRVAKIKSMENLSILEMEFHKASMELDRNSPRRLKQLAENAQIPKMKSLNNLCFDHYAEQSVREEFQRMHEQSLEERMRFQQHHQLRKNSNTSNGSATKIYVKHLSHQNHHHIKVGNAKFIGQDGNDSPQSMHYPIQKMRSMGTIQDIVSDRIRPDPFLTPTTERKPNFSRLVQSAEKPVLGSSYVNRLLTYDVVDSPSEPFNSSVSFVSRTPFQRAYRRNIQQGSSSTPLATQDSFTVRPHSTNAAYELMRNPSSGSLVISETGSLDRTKSSGEKRKKGALDDGPRVSDRVEETRVNPDSLIDEILKDTKLDQLEESAETSGLQLYIARDGTASLGGHEVKSSVRAGALKQVVMQDRR; encoded by the exons ATGACACTTCTTGGGCCTAGCGCCCCTGGCATGGCCTTTATGATGAAAAAGAAGAAGTACAAGTTTAACGTTGAAGTGCAGCTGCAGGATTTGGTAGAGGTGGCCCTTGTCAATGAGGTGCTGTTCGCAAAGATAAGGTTGCTCGATGGAGGTTCCTTTCAGGAGTACAGTAGTCG CGAGGAAGTGCGTAACCATCGAGTAGAATGGAACCGCAGCTTTGAGTTCCCTTGCAAGATGAGTGCGAATGCCTCAACCGGCGTTTTAGATCCCTGTCACCTGCGTATATCAATACGCAAGGAAATGAAGGGCGGCCGAAGCTACTATAAGCTTGGATTTATCGACCTCAATCTGGCCGAATTTGCCGGCGCCGGCCTCACCTCCCGTCGGTTTCTTTTGGAGGGCTATGACTCAAGACATCGCCTAGACAACTCGATGTTGCGAGTGAGCATCAAGATGCATATGCTTAGCGGTGATATTCTGTTCAAAGC TCCCACGCCAAATCTAAAAAGCAAGCAGAGCAAGCCTTCAATGGATGATTTTGCCAATGCCGCCACTGGAGTAGGCCTGCAAGCACCGACAGCTACCGCTCTGTCCAGTATAGGTAGTGGAAGCGGTGTGGCATCTGCTCCATTGGGTGGTAGTGGAGCCACTTTGGGCGGCATCCCCGGCAATCAGTCGCTACCCGGAACGCGACCCGTTTCCACCACAAAGGAGGAGG ATATCGATAGCCAGGCTTTGATAGCAGCTATTGTGACTGACTCCGGCTTATCGGAGTCCTCGGAATCGGGGGTAACGTTGACCACGGATAATCTCCAGCAGCATGCCTCAGTTGTGGTAGCTAATCCTATTAGTCCTGTTACCCAGCCACTCCCGGTACTGGGAATCATTGGCAGTAACAACTACGGAACAACAGGAGGGTGTATTGGATTTTCCGGTGCCGGCAACGCTACCCTCATAGAAATGGGTCATTCAAGAAATTCCAGTAATACTAGTCAA ATGTCAAAAGGATCGGGTTATAGTAGTTTTTCGCACAGTCAACACTCAAGGCAAAGTTCTGAAGGTGATTCGGGACATGCTAG ACTCAATCAGAGAGCAATTAATGCCATGAAATTGAATATACCACGCAGCCGACCGCACGGCCAGAAGGGAGATGAGCATCAACCATGTAACAGATTGCCAGTGGTAACAGCCAAAAGCCATCGTGTTCATACTCATCTCAGTCTCAGCACCACTGTTGAATACACTAGCGATGAACAGCTTTACCAGACTCCAAACGCCACCATGACCAACTCTCAAAAGTTGGCCTTTGAGGACTTCCGCACTCCGATGGCAGAACATGCAGCTCCGTTCTTTCAACCGATGGGAGCTTGCTGTAGTGGTACTCCCAGCTCTACATATCGTAGTGCAGGAACTCCGTCCACCGCTACGCAATATTATGACAGTGGAGAGGCGAGCGATTCAGACGAGTGTCTTAACGACGACTCAGGCGACAACGATTCTGGCCTGGAGGAAAATTttcatacgccccgtgtgGCCAAGATTAAGTCGATGGAGAATCTCTCCATTCTGGAGATGGAGTTTCACAAGGCTTCTATGGAACTGGACCGCAATTCACCTCGCCGTCTTAAGCAACTGGCTGAAAATGCGCAGATCCCCAAGATGAAGTCGCTAAACAACCTCTGTTTTGACCACTACGCTGAGCAGTCGGTTCGCGAAGAGTTTCAGCGCATGCACGAACAATCGCTTGAGGAGCGAATGCGCTTCCAACAGCACCATCAATTACGAAAGAACTCCAACACATCGAACGGGTCAGCGACAAAGATATACGTAAAGCATTTAAGCCACCAGAATCATCATCACATTAAAGTCGGTAACGCCAAGTTCATCGGGCAGGACGGCAACGATAGTCCGCAATCGATGCATTATCCCATTCAGAAGATGCGATCAATGGGTACAATACAGGACATTGTGAGCGACCGCATTAGGCCTGATCCGTTTCTCACTCCAACTACCGAGCGAAAGCCTAATTTCTCACGTCTCGTCCAGTCTGCAGAGAAGCCGGTGCTGGGCAGCAGCTACGTCAACCGTCTACTTACCTACGATGTCGTGGACTCGCCGTCAGAGCCGTTTAACAGCTCAGTGTCCTTTGTGTCGCGTACCCCCTTTCAGAGAGCATATCGGCGCAACATACAGCAAGGCAGCTCTTCGACGCCTCTGGCTACTCAGGATTCGTTCACCGTGCGGCCACATTCCACAAATGCTGCCTATGAACTAATGAG GAATCCCAGCTCGGGTTCGTTAGTTATTAGTGAGACGGGATCTCTAGATCGGACGAAAAGCAGCGGTGAGAAGCGCAAAAAAGGTGCGCTCGATGACGGGCCGCGTGTTTCCGACAGAGTGGAGGAGACACGGGTCAATCCGGACTCGTTAATTGATGAGATTTTAAAGGATACTAAACTCGATCAGCTGGAGGAGTCCGCAGAAA CATCAGGTCTTCAACTGTACATCGCTCGTGATGGAACCGCCTCCCTGGGTGGACACGAGGTTAAATCAAGCGTACGAGCGGGCGCCCTAAAGCAGGTGGTTATGCAGGATAGAAGATAG